The window ccgacctcaatttgaggtctaaatcccaatttgttttaaaaaaaattctaattcttcccaaatttctaattttctaccatgaaagtaCATATATTAAGGCAAGAAATTAATGGGTAAcgatgaaaatggaagaaaataagttaaagtaTACTAACATATGAAAGGGTGATAAAAATATTCCTTCAAATCGCCTCTAGTCCAAGCTCTAATGAaaagatggtgaaaaatgggtgaaatctcgTGTTTGGAATATTTTAAGGCCTGGGCAtgaggccttcttcgcgttcgggAAGGGCctaccgcgttcgcgatgcacatcAGCCCAAAtgccctacgcgttcgcgaaggcttctCCCCCTAGGCCTTCGCGTTAGCGTAGAGCAAACCACAAATCCCCCTTCCCAGGTCCCTAAACACTACGCGTTCGGGAAAGGCTGCCCACGTTCGCAAAGGGCAACcccccaaagcttcgcgttcgcgataaagaAAAGCCTCCTCAGCCCAgattattcttcgcgatcgcgggagtaTCTTTGTTATCGCGAAGAAGAAAGCACCAGATGACAACAAAAGCCCAAAACGAGaaattttcctaagttcaaatcctccgtagcctatccgaaactcgcccgagccctcgaggctccaaaccaaacatgcacacaagtcaaaaaatattatacgaactcgctcgcgctatcaaaataccaaaataacacctagaactacgaatcacacACCAAAACGAATAAAATTTTCAATGGAACTTAAGAACTTTGAATTTCTCAaccagacgtccgaatcacgtcaaatcaactccgttttgcaccaaattttgcaaaaaagTCATAAATACTGTAATGAATTTATACCAGATTCCGGAAccgaaatccgaacccgataacaacaaaatcaaacTACGGTTAAACTtaaaaattctttaaacctttaaacttctacTTTTGTACAATATGCGCTAATTCAAGTTAAGGACTTTCGAATTCTATTCCGGGCATACGTTcgagtctcaaatcacgatacggatccaccaggaccgtcaaaatacttaTTCGGGTTTGTTTAAACAAAACGTTGAccatagtcaactcaaatgagttttaaggcacaatttcacattttcatcaattgtTTCGTAAATACCTTTCAGAAAAAggatacggactgcgcacgcaaaccGAGCAAGGCTAAACGGAGCTGTTCGAGGTTTCAGAACACAGAAATGAagggtaaaactataaatgacctatcgggtcatcacacaatgatcatatatatataaagtttggTTACAGTGTAACATCTTGCACATCAATGATTAAAGGAAGCCTagttttaattaagaaaaaaaaaaaagacagccTCCAAACCATGTCAGACCAGAATTCGGACATTCAAATTCTCTTAACACCCGGCACAAGTAATCTCATTCTACTCAACAGCAATACTGTTTTCCAATGAAAATGTGGTTCCATTCCACTTGTTGCTAAAAGATGTATTCAAAATATATTAATCGATAAAGAGACTAAAAAAAAAATCGCACAAACATATGTATAGAATGGTCATACATTCATCTGCTTTTTCTGGTATGTGATGCTTAGGTTATGTTTGCATAACATTAAGTGatattaccaaaaaaaaatgtaaaaaaaaaaagaaacttaaGTGCAACTTCCACTTGGATTTAATTTGTGGCTGAAAGTATCAAGGCAAACAAGTCAATATATAACATGGCATTCAATGATGCTTTTTCATTTAAATTGCATATTGAGAGTGTTATAGATGGTAATACTATGGTGATACATAGCACTGATAGCAGATgattcaaaagtcaaactttattAGATGTGGGCTAAATTCAATCAAAAGTGTCAATCATGAGATATGGGCATCTTATAATTTATCTGACATTGCATTTTATTTTTGAACCGTACATAATGTTAGAATTACTTTAATATATATTAATTCATATAATTTGTAgatattaaatttatattttgtcaaatattatcatataaaatagAATAAGTAATACACtacttaaaaaatatttaaaatattcaCTATTGGCTTAACTAGGAAAGAAGGAACCAGGATATAGTTTCCTTGTATTTGATGAATGATTACTTTGAGTTGCCTACTCGCGTAAAATTGTTGCATTCCATTTTTGTGTTATGGTCAAGATTTCAACCAATTCTGCCAGTAGTGAAGAATATAATTAAGATGCATCCTATATTTTAACACGTTGTTCAAATGGCACAGCATCTTTTTCCACTACCTATGATAAAAGAATTACTTATGATTTTCCAAGAATTATCATATTCTGACTCCTTAAAATATTCTGATACACTAATTTTTGTTGGGATTTAAAGCTTACAAACTTGGCAGGGAGCATTTCTCCTCGAGCCTTACACGTTGATAATTTCGGATTAGTCATCTCCAATGCCAATAATGGACAGCGGGAGCGAAATTAAAAATGAAAGACCCTAGCACAGGGAAACTCCACTACTTCATAATTCTTACTATAAATCAACCCTTGGCCTGTTGGCCATAGAGTCAAGCCAGTTTATTACCAAGTAAAGATTAACTAAGATGAAAATGAAGCTGTTTTCATCATCTTACCGCCAAGGTTTTTTCTTCTCTATCTTTCATATTCTCAATCTTGGCGTAAAGCCATTTTGGATTGAAGTAAGTTATTTCATGATCCTTTCATTGTTAGGTTTGTTAGCTTTGACTATTTCGAAACCTAGAACTCTGCCGTCATTTAGGCCTCAAAACCTAGATGTGTTTTTCACTTCTGTTTCTGCTGCCACAGTTTCTAGCATGTCCACTGTTGAAATGGAGGTTTTCTCAAATGCCCAACTTGTCTTCATAACCATGTTAATGTTTCTTGGTGGGGAGGCCTTTACCTCTTTTCTTAGACTTCAACTCATGAAGTCCAAACTTTCCATGGAAAAAACGGTTTTACAAAACAAAATTGAAACTTCAAACTCTATTATTAGCATAGATTCTCACGACTCTTCAAACTCTCCTAGGAACTCTATCCATCATCTTGAGCTAGGACATGAACAAGAGGATAGTAATTTAGAACATGCAATAATCAATTCTATGGAGGACAGTGAGGCAATTGTCAAATTGAAgtctttgagattcttgagttaTGTGGTTTTTGGTTATATTCTAGGTGTTGTTGTTCTTGGTTCTTCCTTAGTTTCTATCTACGTAAGCTTTATTCCAAGTGCAAAACAAGTTCTCAAAGAAAAAGGGCTTAACTTGCATACTTTTTCCCTCTTCACCACAGTTTCAACATTTGCAAATTGTGGGTTTGTCCCTACAAATGAAAACATgatggttttcaggaaaaattcAGGCCTTCTTCTCATTCTTATACCTCAAGTCCTTCTTGGAAACACATTATATGCTCCTTGCTTACGCCTCACTATTTGGTTTCTTTGGAAAATCACAAAGAGAGGTGAGTTTGAGTATATCATGAAGAACTCAAAACGAGTAGGATACTCACATATTTTTCCAAATTTGGAAACCATGGCTCTTGCAACTACTGTTTTGGGATTCATATCCATTCAGTTTGTTGTCTTTTGTTcattggaatggaattctgaagcCACTGCTGGATTGAGTTCTTATGAAAAACTGGTGGGATCATTGTTTGAAGTTGTGAATACAAGGCATACTGGTGAATCTGTGTTCGATCTTTCAACCCTTACCCCAGCAATCTTAGTGTTATTCGCCGTAATGATGTAAGTATACGCGTCTTAAtctgtctattctttcttttgtactaCTAGCTCTTTATTCTTATATTGTAGCTGAACTTAAGCAGTTTATTAGTATAGTTTAAATTACATCTGCACTATAACAATTGTAAACAATAAATACTATTCACTTTATTCAATTTAGATGAAACACTTTTCTTATTAGTCCGTGTTAAAAATAATAACACATTTATACAATTGAAAATAATtcactttaaactcttcattttacctgttttacccttaatgagaaatttttatagccacacaaatgtcatggccccacaaagcttttaccctttaaatttttaagaccacaagtttgaAAAGTCTTTTTTTAAAATTCCGTACCGAATCAAATtatctcatctaaattgaaaagAAGGGATTATGTCATAAAAGAATATGTTAAACAGTTACCTGTAACTGGTTTTAGGTTTAAGTTTTAAACAGGGACTGGTGTAGCCTTCCGGTACTGAGTTCATCCTTTTGATATGGAGCATATATTTATCTATAAAAATTCACTATAATTGCCATAAATAATAGGAATGAACGCATTAATTTTAAAGTACAATAAGTATTGGATTATTATACGTAGTGGAAGCAATCCTAGTATTAAAATCACATCTATACTAGACAACTGACATGTACGGAGTTACAAGAGTTACCTCTCGAAACGTGAACATAATTCGTCGATCACATAACGCACCATTCAACAGCAACTCTAAGGAAACACCACTAACTTTCGTCTCATAATTCTAGTTATGATGCCAGCAGTTCCACAGTCGTATTACTGGAAAATTGCAAAATTCAAGTGGGCAGATTTCTCTAGGAAAACATGCACAAAAATTGGTAGAAATCAAGgtggaaaataccaaaaatttatACTACAAGATTTTCGGGttaaaatccttttcttaaatcTGACGGTTTTTTTTTTCGatcaaaaaaagattttctttattttttaattattcagGCACGACAGGGATCACATATTTAATTAATGAGGCTTCTTATTATGGAATTATTTCAAATATGATctattcaaaaataaaactttattgatttgaataaataaataaatatttcataAAGAATATCTTATAGTATATCCCAATAATAAGTTCAAtgctaaaaaaattaaaaatttaatccATATAGAACTTAAAATCTGAATACGCTTCTCTTTTAAACACTATTTATATAATATATGCAGAATAGTTTAATAAACTCTTGTACTTGTTTTCATTTATCATTTTGGTCCCTATACTCAATAGTTTGTCAAGTGAGAGACTTATACTTATTGAAACACGTTACCTTAAACCCCCGAACTTGTGTGTCTCTCAGACGCCCTGATATCAATATCCATGTCAGACACAATATGCCACATcattttcaaatttcataaaactattttttttattttttttgtaattatttttttagaaaaacttaATTCAACCTATCTCTAGCAAATCCCACTACAGGTGCTACACCATCCATTTTCACCTTTTCTTTTAGACTCATCTCCACATTCATACAATTTCAACCGTAAGCACCACTAGCTTGCCACCATTTTTCTTTGAACAACTCAATTCTTTCAACAATCTCCATATTCAATTCAAATTCAACCATTAAAACACACAATATTCTTTTAGACTCATCTTGCATTCACACAATTTTCTTCCCTCTGTCGCATACACAAATTGGAAAAAGCCATGGCCGGAGTTAAATTGCTTCCCAAGGAATATCCTCACTATTTTTGTTTATCTCACCTCAAAAACTACATGAAGCCACAAGAAAGCACCACAGAAAACCATTAGAGCCATCGTCTTCCACTGATTGCTTCAATTTTCGTCGCCAATATTTTAGAAAGTAACAAGATCTTCTTTTTTATCATCCAACTTCAAGAATCACAGGCTTTATTTGAAAATACACCAGATACTTTAATCTCTCTTTTTGTAACTGATCTTAAAATGGAGGAAGATGTTGAAGGTGGTGGTGGAGGAGGAAAAAAAGGTGAACGACAAAGGTGGTGGTAGTGGAAGGGGAGGAGTAGGGCCAATCATCACTTTCTTGTTACTGTAGATGACGGGAAGAGGGGAACGGGGGGTCGCGGGTTATAACGGGAAGGGTAAGGGAAAGGGTTGCAAATGTGGAAGTGGTTGGGTCTTTGggattttttaaattatttttctatttatttttattgtttctttGTCTTATGATTTTTTAAATAACTTATTTGATCAAAATAATTGATGCACGCGCTTGTAAGTGTGTAATCACACAATTATGTGACTCAATAGAATAAATGTCATATAAGCTTGGTCAACGGTCAGaggaatttaaaatataaattttaataaattaaaaatgtCTAGATGAAACTTTGTAGAGTATAGAGATCGGGATGACAAACCGTAATAAGTACAAGTGTCTAATAGATTATTCTGCATGTAATATATGTGATAAACAAATTCATTAAAAAAACTATTCTGCCTGTAATATATGTGATAAATAAATTCATTAAAAGAGGAAAATCATTTTTCGTCAGTTAaaaatgaaattatttttctttgtgGGGTAGTCAAGGGGAATATATTGCTGATAGGCCAAAAGGATTACAGAGGGGGGCCTGAGCCTGACCCTTTCATTGTAAATCTATAATGTACAAAACTACGACCGAAAGGTCAATTATTTGTTGATATCCAACTATTATAGTTTCCTCTATCACTTCCTTCAATCGATATTTAGACATTTGTTCTCCTTTACAATTATTATCAATTCACTATATATTATTATACCAATCCTCCTCTTTATACGATTACCATACATTTTTACATGCTTCTATACAAAATCAAACACTTGAAAAATTGtttacaaaataatatttcaaagcaaaatatttttctattctAAACATAGGTGCAATTTGTATACATGCAATATAAAATATTAGCAACAAGAGCTCGACTAAGCAATTACTTCCcagtaatataaaaataaaagcaattacCAGCATCTAGAATACTATAGCGATCCTTAAGTAGAAGAGATATGGAATTATTCTACTTTTTGGTATTCCAAGAATTAATAGTATTGTCTGTCAAGCTTTCCCTTTGTTCCATTCTTTGAAAATATCGGAAAACAAATAACGAGCAGCCTCAGATATTGAAAGATCTAAGAAGAACATATCCTCGGTTTCTTTCAGATGTAGCAAATTCGTTTATCTTGTACAAATAATCATCCTCATCTATTTGTTGGCTTATATTTACGCTTATTTCCTCTGCTCTTATACCATTTTAAAACATGCGATCATTTCGTTTAATTACTTAAGTTGttagagaaaaaatatatattttttaattatcttaAACAATGTGTTACCTAAAATGGATAGAGTAGGAAGtaattattactccctccgttttaaattagatgatatatttttctttttagtctattccaaaataaatgacacatttctaaatttaaaaataattcaactttaaactcttcattttacctattttacccttaatgagaagcttttagaGATAAGTGTTCTCCAATAAGGTTCTTGATACCTAATTCACTTGCATATGTGATTATCTTGTGTGTTCCCCACTTTTTTATCAACATTAAAAAGTCTCGTAATCTCCCACTATGAAAAGAGAGGGTGAATAAGATGCCAAATGTCTTAATTTATAATATCATTGGAGAACAACAAACTCTAAGTGCTCTAGTAGTTAATACAAAATAATTTGTAATGTTGTTATCGTAAAGTACAATTCTTAGATTCATTAATTTGCTTTGTCACTGCAGGTATCTATCACCCTATACTTCTTTTTTGCCAATTGATAGTAATGAAGAGCGCTTGGAAACTACAGAAAGAATGAACAGGAGAAAAGGGAGCAGCTTAGTGGAGTACGTATCATTCTCACATCTTTCTTATTTGGTCATTTTCACTATTCTTATTTGTATTACAGAGAGAGACAAAATGAAAAATGATCCCCTCAATTTCAATGTACTCAACATCGTCTTTGAAGTCATCAGGTTAGTCGacaactatatttttcttcatttctagACCAACCGCTAAATATACATTTGGATTTATACACACAAGAATTTTATTCCCTCCGCCACGATTTATGTAGCAATGTTCGAATTTCTAGAGTCGGACGAGTTTTCTTTTACCGCAATTTTTTTATATgctttaaaaatattttgaattgttaataattgtgattgatattatttttatctagttttcatatatataaatttttgtattaaaaatttaaagattTTATGTCTGATTTCATGATTAACATTAAAACATTTGACTCTAAAAATCCGAACTATgacacataaattgggacaaagGAAGTAATATTTTTCACGGCATCTTCTTTCAATAGAGGTATTATCTTTAATTTCCTTTTCTTAACTGCGTTGTGAGTCATAAATGTATGCACTTCACAATTTGTGAAGATGGTTACTCCTAACTTAATAAGTGAAGACAATTCATTAACCCCAATACATATAGTATATTGGATCAAAAATTTAAAGCGATTCttgaacaaaaaagaaagaagaaaaatataaaaagtaaaatGCTTTTTCATTCTATCTCATGTATCTAATGATAATTTTGCAGTGCATATGGAACTGTTGGAATGTCAATGGGCTATAGTTGTGCAAGGCAATTAAAACCAGATGTCCATTGCAAAGATGCAGCATATGGATTTGCTGGAAAATGGAGTAATATGGGAAAGTTCATTCTAATTATTGTCATGTTTTTCGGAAGGCTGAAGCAGTACTGTAAAAGAGGTGGCAAGGGCTGGAAAGTATTATAACATCTAAATGAGCACTTTAGCTTATCATCTATGCAGAACTGTGTGtgtaaaaaatacaaaataataataagcaACTTATTTTGACGTCTCCCTTTTGCTTTTGGTTTCTTCCATGTATTAATAGTGTATAAACTGTTAGAAACCGGCAGATACTCTTTTTATAATGTTTATTTATAAATAATCTGAAATAGGGTTGTTACGACCTAAAAtcccacctagtcgtgatgacatCGAACTCCAACATGCTAGGTAAGTCAAACAATAAATAACATAACTCGAATGAAGATCATTAATAATCAATAAATAAACTGACAGAAATTCATACAACTATCCTAAAggccggtagtacaagtcatgagctactaagatttagatttacaatGCTGGtataaagaaaatacaatatctgtttgaAATTTGCATAAATAGAATTATGTCCTAAACAACTATGAACAAGTGGTAGCTAATATCTGGAACGCTGGTACAACTTCAATGCTAGCCTCCATCGTCTACAGTAGCTAAGCTCCAAATATCTGCACGCAAactgcagaagtgtagtatgagtacaaccgatcccatatactcagtaagtatcttgactaacctcggtgaagtagtaataataaaaagataCTCACATAACTTGTGTGGCTCAAAAACATATATAGGGCAAAAGAGTATCCAAAGAGAGAGTCATGGAATaatggataaaaataataaaggtGAACAAGTGGTAGCTAATATCTGGAACGCTGGTACAACTTCAATGCTAGCCTCCATCATCTACAGTAGCTAAGCTCCAAATATGTGCACGCAAactacagaagtgtagtatgagtacaaccgaccccatatactcaataaataTCTTGACTAACCTTGGTGAAGTAGTAACGACCTTTTTAAATAAAAAGATACTCACATAACTTTTGCGGCTCAAAAACATATATAGGGCAGAAGAGTATCCAAAGAGACAGTCATGGAATAATGGATAACAATAATAAAGGTGCGCAACTAGGGTTAAGGTAATAAATAGGTTTCGATTCTTGCATAAATACACTGTATCAATCTCAACAAGTTGCATCAAGCCGTCAATGTACTACCAAGATCTAATCACACGATGTACCGCATCACTCATGTACTCATAACAATAACTTCAGACCACAATAACTGCTCGTTACCAAATCTGATACCGGTAATATActtatatcaaataaaatcttaTTTTAAACCTTCACGACACTgctaataatgaaagaaacatgtagAAAACGCATAATCCACCCATCATATCAACAAGTCGTGGAGTTCCCTCGCTCGACAAAGACCATTGTCGAATTCCGAGCTGACTAATGACATTCATCTTCCAAACATATCCTAACCAAGTCCGATTGTACTAATtgcaggtccaataacctcattTTACCTAGTATAAGATGCTCGACCGTAAAGGCACACCAAATGCCACTTGGAACCATATACGACGCAATCCGTACACCAAACAAGCAACATCTCGAATTTGATCAATAATGGAAAGAGAACTAAATAAGAGAACTATCTTACAAGTCAATAGATACAACCATAAAAGCACAAAGCTACTAATCCATACCACAAGGGAGAAGAAAAAACACATGGAATAACACAAGCAAACACATCCTATCATAACTCTGTTGCGGCATACAACCTGATTCAAGATCATAGCAATCCACATGGGAATTCCGATTGAGCCATAATTCTCATGCCCACCTAACTCAGGtgtaacaacaacaagaacatgAAGT is drawn from Nicotiana tabacum cultivar K326 chromosome 9, ASM71507v2, whole genome shotgun sequence and contains these coding sequences:
- the LOC107783521 gene encoding sodium transporter HKT1-like isoform X1, producing MKMKLFSSSYRQGFFFSIFHILNLGVKPFWIEVSYFMILSLLGLLALTISKPRTLPSFRPQNLDVFFTSVSAATVSSMSTVEMEVFSNAQLVFITMLMFLGGEAFTSFLRLQLMKSKLSMEKTVLQNKIETSNSIISIDSHDSSNSPRNSIHHLELGHEQEDSNLEHAIINSMEDSEAIVKLKSLRFLSYVVFGYILGVVVLGSSLVSIYVSFIPSAKQVLKEKGLNLHTFSLFTTVSTFANCGFVPTNENMMVFRKNSGLLLILIPQVLLGNTLYAPCLRLTIWFLWKITKRGEFEYIMKNSKRVGYSHIFPNLETMALATTVLGFISIQFVVFCSLEWNSEATAGLSSYEKLVGSLFEVVNTRHTGESVFDLSTLTPAILVLFAVMMYLSPYTSFLPIDSNEERLETTERMNRRKGSSLVEYVSFSHLSYLVIFTILICITERDKMKNDPLNFNVLNIVFEVISAYGTVGMSMGYSCARQLKPDVHCKDAAYGFAGKWSNMGKFILIIVMFFGRLKQYCKRGGKGWKVL
- the LOC107783521 gene encoding sodium transporter HKT1-like isoform X2 — encoded protein: MKMKLFSSSYRQGFFFSIFHILNLGVKPFWIEVSYFMILSLLGLLALTISKPRTLPSFRPQNLDVFFTSVSAATVSSMSTVEMEVFSNAQLVFITMLMFLGGEAFTSFLRLQLMKSKLSMEKTVLQNKIETSNSIISIDSHDSSNSPRNSIHHLELGHEQEDSNLEHAIINSMEDSEAIVKLKSLRFLSYVVFGYILGVVVLGSSLVSIYVSFIPSAKQVLKEKGLNLHTFSLFTTVSTFANCGFVPTNENMMVFRKNSGLLLILIPQVLLGNTLYAPCLRLTIWFLWKITKRGEFEYIMKNSKRVGYSHIFPNLETMALATTVLGFISIQFVVFCSLEWNSEATAGLSSYEKLVGSLFEVVNTRHTGESVFDLSTLTPAILVLFAVMMYLSPYTSFLPIDSNEERLETTERMNRRKGSSLVDAYGTVGMSMGYSCARQLKPDVHCKDAAYGFAGKWSNMGKFILIIVMFFGRLKQYCKRGGKGWKVL